The following are from one region of the Deinococcus seoulensis genome:
- a CDS encoding diguanylate cyclase: protein MLTILLSNLGLVALFSYALGLTYRSWPPTQTPRDIALRTLLGVIATLALALHGGPGGHLYLIPLALLALRYGPLPSALGATPVILTGLLLPDSMLPGTRDLLLDSVTLTVLGTLLSPHLRLDLPPDHHRLWWGAPLLFAPTLLISALTDRWLDGPGGAAWTATPGLNLPAELLISSVSVVLLHSALHSRLHLLRVSATFRAEAHTDVLTGLSNRRQFDQDLPFLQPGDHLLVMDLDHFKRVNDEYGHTEGDAVLRRVARLLRGTLRPGDPAYRIGGEEFAVILRATPTPQAETVALRCLNAVRQWTGDGPAVTLSAGLACHAPNDTPLRTHQRADEALYAAKEGGRDGLRVSPPAPDAAPLTPELSLRAALTHFQSLHDPGPDAWHDLLLAACQSIPGAETGSLHVVEQGDFVTRAQMGLPGDLLGQRVPPNAQRAWHGGPDDHWLGGHPRVLRGYAIGAAARAASAAAFQPASERTHWKARLEGVTETLGVPVTADGHVIAYLNFDRSGPGVVFGAATQEVAVGLAAQVAPPLAPRARREREAQRTRELEALVQISAALRDARTSGDVTHAINSMAHVALNARQTIFMRYDPASDTLVSSLREGLPAETPTLSLRRGHGLSWAAVTARDVIRVNNMDADPRIVRVAGVANGASMLAPLQTADRLLGVLIVIRTHPFGENDAQLARALAAQGVTALERTERIRAIEQGREGILAALGRALEARDFETRGHTTRVLNLTLQVARRMNLSPDQLEALRDGAYLHDLGKVQVPDAVLLKPGPLNADEWAVMRQHAQAGEELARHIPGFSRHALQVIRHHHERWDGSGYPDGLSGAAIPLLARIFTVCDVFDALTSARPYKRGWSVPEALAEIRCQSGAAFDPQVVQAFLEYMNGSPTLPSRGGPASIHPNVPRTDHPPDA, encoded by the coding sequence ATGCTGACCATCCTGCTGAGCAACCTGGGCCTCGTGGCGCTGTTCTCGTACGCGCTGGGCCTCACCTATCGCAGCTGGCCGCCCACCCAGACGCCGCGCGACATCGCCCTGCGCACCCTGCTGGGCGTGATCGCCACCCTGGCGCTGGCCCTGCACGGCGGTCCCGGCGGGCACCTGTACCTGATTCCGCTGGCGCTGCTGGCCCTGCGGTACGGCCCGCTGCCGAGCGCGCTGGGCGCCACCCCGGTCATCCTGACCGGCCTGCTGCTGCCCGACTCGATGCTGCCCGGCACCCGCGACCTGCTGCTCGACTCGGTCACGCTGACCGTCCTGGGCACGCTGCTGTCCCCTCACCTGCGTCTGGACCTGCCCCCGGACCACCACCGGCTGTGGTGGGGCGCGCCGCTGCTGTTCGCGCCCACCCTGCTGATCAGCGCCCTGACCGACCGCTGGCTGGACGGTCCGGGCGGCGCCGCGTGGACCGCCACGCCCGGCCTGAACCTGCCGGCCGAACTGCTGATCAGCAGCGTGTCCGTGGTGCTGCTGCACAGCGCCCTGCACAGCCGCCTGCACCTGCTGCGCGTCTCGGCCACCTTCCGCGCCGAGGCGCACACCGACGTCCTGACCGGCCTGAGTAACCGCCGTCAGTTCGATCAGGACCTGCCGTTCCTGCAACCCGGCGATCACCTGCTCGTCATGGACCTCGACCACTTCAAGCGCGTGAACGACGAGTACGGCCACACCGAGGGCGACGCCGTGCTGCGCCGCGTGGCCCGGCTGCTGCGCGGCACGCTGCGGCCCGGCGACCCCGCATACCGCATCGGCGGCGAGGAATTCGCGGTCATCCTGCGCGCCACGCCCACCCCGCAGGCCGAGACGGTCGCGCTGCGCTGCCTGAACGCCGTCCGCCAGTGGACCGGCGACGGCCCCGCCGTGACCCTCTCGGCCGGACTGGCCTGCCACGCCCCCAACGACACGCCCCTGCGCACCCACCAGCGCGCCGACGAGGCCCTGTACGCCGCCAAGGAAGGCGGCCGCGACGGCCTGCGCGTCTCACCCCCCGCGCCGGACGCCGCGCCCCTGACGCCGGAACTCTCCCTGCGCGCCGCCCTGACGCACTTCCAGTCGCTGCACGACCCTGGCCCGGACGCCTGGCACGACCTGCTGCTCGCCGCCTGCCAGAGCATTCCGGGCGCCGAGACCGGCAGCCTGCACGTCGTCGAGCAGGGAGACTTCGTGACCCGCGCGCAGATGGGCCTGCCGGGCGACCTGCTCGGTCAGCGTGTCCCCCCGAACGCCCAGCGCGCCTGGCACGGCGGTCCCGACGACCACTGGCTGGGCGGTCACCCACGCGTGCTGCGCGGCTACGCCATCGGCGCCGCCGCCCGCGCCGCCAGCGCCGCCGCCTTCCAGCCGGCCAGTGAACGCACCCACTGGAAGGCGCGGCTCGAAGGCGTGACCGAGACGCTGGGCGTACCCGTCACCGCCGACGGGCACGTCATCGCGTACCTGAACTTCGACCGCAGCGGCCCCGGCGTGGTGTTCGGCGCCGCCACGCAGGAGGTCGCCGTGGGCCTCGCCGCGCAGGTCGCGCCGCCGCTCGCGCCCCGCGCCCGCCGGGAACGCGAGGCGCAGCGCACCCGCGAACTCGAAGCGCTGGTGCAGATCTCGGCGGCGCTGCGTGACGCCCGCACGTCCGGGGACGTCACGCACGCCATCAACTCCATGGCGCACGTCGCCCTGAACGCCCGCCAGACCATCTTCATGCGGTACGACCCGGCCAGCGATACACTGGTCAGCAGCCTCCGCGAGGGCCTGCCCGCCGAGACGCCCACCCTCTCCCTGCGCCGCGGCCACGGACTGTCGTGGGCGGCCGTGACCGCACGCGACGTGATCCGCGTGAACAACATGGACGCCGACCCCCGCATCGTGCGGGTCGCGGGCGTCGCCAACGGCGCGTCCATGCTCGCACCCCTCCAGACCGCCGACCGACTGCTGGGTGTGCTGATCGTGATCCGCACGCACCCGTTCGGTGAGAACGACGCGCAACTGGCCCGCGCGCTGGCCGCGCAGGGCGTCACGGCGCTGGAACGCACGGAACGCATCCGCGCCATCGAACAGGGCCGCGAGGGCATCCTGGCCGCACTGGGCCGCGCCCTCGAAGCCCGTGACTTCGAGACGCGCGGCCACACCACCCGCGTCCTGAACCTGACCCTCCAGGTCGCGCGGCGCATGAACCTCTCCCCGGATCAACTCGAGGCGCTGCGGGACGGCGCGTACCTGCACGACCTGGGAAAGGTGCAGGTGCCGGACGCCGTGCTCCTCAAACCCGGCCCGCTGAACGCCGACGAGTGGGCCGTCATGCGCCAGCACGCCCAGGCCGGAGAGGAACTCGCGCGGCACATTCCGGGCTTCAGCCGCCACGCCCTGCAGGTCATCCGGCACCACCACGAACGCTGGGACGGCTCCGGGTACCCGGACGGCCTCAGCGGCGCGGCCATTCCGCTGCTGGCCCGCATCTTCACCGTCTGCGACGTGTTCGACGCCCTGACCAGCGCCCGGCCGTACAAACGCGGCTGGTCGGTCCCCGAGGCCCTCGCCGAGATCCGCTGCCAGAGCGGCGCCGCCTTCGACCCGCAGGTCGTGCAGGCCTTCCTGGAATACATGAACGGCTCGCCCACCCTGCCCAGCCGGGGCGGCCCGGCCAGCATCCACCCGAACGTCCCGCGCACCGACCACCCGCCCGACGCCTGA